In one window of Dokdonia sp. PRO95 DNA:
- a CDS encoding GLPGLI family protein, with product MKSKCFIGLLFFCVTSLTAQSGKAIYSKELTSLNNDISNLSLKQKSYRKQILKNLQNWNYQLDFNNKKASYAKQESLHIKTNPVINAMTLGFANFSGSIYFDTAQDIVLNIKEFDGEKYIIKKNKINWTLSKDTLQIDNYLCYKATTIENISYSGKEQQIKIIAWYSPEISLSFGPDGYGGLPGIIMKLEKNGTTTTLKEILFSKKNTEAIIKPSNGKVVTEDEFNKITSLAYNNIKNK from the coding sequence ATGAAATCAAAGTGCTTTATAGGACTTCTATTCTTTTGTGTAACATCCTTAACTGCCCAATCTGGCAAAGCTATCTATAGTAAAGAATTAACATCGCTCAACAACGATATATCAAATCTTAGCCTTAAACAAAAATCATATAGAAAACAGATTTTGAAGAATCTTCAAAATTGGAATTATCAATTAGATTTTAATAATAAAAAAGCTAGCTACGCAAAACAAGAATCCCTCCATATAAAAACTAATCCGGTAATAAATGCTATGACCTTGGGTTTTGCTAATTTTTCAGGTAGTATTTATTTCGACACCGCACAAGATATTGTATTAAACATTAAAGAATTTGATGGAGAAAAATATATTATAAAAAAAAATAAAATCAATTGGACACTGTCAAAAGATACTCTTCAAATTGACAATTACCTTTGTTATAAGGCCACAACTATTGAAAACATATCTTATTCAGGAAAGGAGCAACAAATAAAGATTATTGCATGGTATTCTCCTGAAATATCATTGTCATTTGGACCCGACGGTTATGGAGGATTGCCTGGAATCATTATGAAATTAGAAAAAAATGGCACTACAACCACACTAAAAGAAATCCTGTTTTCTAAAAAAAATACCGAAGCAATAATTAAACCATCTAATGGAAAAGTGGTTACTGAGGATGAATTTAACAAAATAACTTCTTTAGCTTATAATAACATAAAAAACAAGTAA
- a CDS encoding HIT family protein, which yields MPSIFTKIINREIPGHIVAEDDKHIAILDVNPNAKGHTLCIPKKEVNKIFDLEEQEYLDLMLFSRKVAIALEKAVPCKRVGVSVIGLEVPHVHVHLVPLQTMEDIQFKKKVTLTDGEFKELVEVIKGEF from the coding sequence ATGCCAAGCATTTTCACAAAAATCATAAACCGAGAAATCCCAGGACACATCGTTGCCGAAGATGATAAGCACATCGCCATTCTAGATGTAAATCCTAATGCAAAAGGACACACACTTTGTATTCCTAAAAAAGAGGTAAATAAAATATTTGATCTTGAAGAACAAGAATACCTCGATCTCATGCTATTCTCTCGCAAGGTTGCAATTGCTCTAGAAAAAGCAGTGCCTTGTAAACGCGTAGGCGTTTCTGTAATAGGTCTTGAAGTTCCTCACGTACATGTACATCTTGTACCGCTACAAACTATGGAAGATATCCAGTTTAAGAAAAAAGTAACACTTACCGATGGCGAGTTTAAAGAGCTTGTAGAGGTTATAAAAGGGGAGTTTTAG
- a CDS encoding four helix bundle protein, translating into MSDKRFDLSERLEDFAAAVIILYSKKPSSFAAEYLAKQLIRSSCSSALNYGEALGAGTTNDKVHKLRICLKELRESMRNLNIQVKANILSENNLASLRNENDQLIRIIVTRIKNSK; encoded by the coding sequence ATGAGCGACAAACGTTTCGATTTGAGTGAGCGACTGGAAGATTTTGCTGCTGCGGTTATTATACTTTACAGTAAAAAACCATCTTCATTTGCTGCAGAATATCTCGCAAAACAATTGATAAGATCATCTTGCTCATCTGCTTTAAACTATGGAGAAGCCTTAGGGGCGGGAACTACTAACGATAAAGTTCATAAACTCAGAATTTGTTTAAAAGAACTAAGGGAAAGCATGCGCAATCTCAACATTCAAGTTAAAGCAAATATATTATCAGAAAACAATCTCGCATCGCTCAGGAATGAAAACGATCAACTCATAAGAATAATCGTCACCAGAATTAAAAATAGTAAATAA